One genomic region from Halobacteriovorax vibrionivorans encodes:
- the ftsW gene encoding putative lipid II flippase FtsW has product MNSLENTDRFGKFFLIITSIIVAFGVVMVYSSSYMFSKEVYGTSLHFFSRQIFFALFGIGLAFIVSKTKYQFWYKFSFHLNIVIGFLLILTFIPGLGVIAKGANRWINIGVGSLQPGEFAKYSTLMLSLFFFESYEKLDLKNRLKFAANIFFVLLLLILQPDFGTFFICALGIGFTCFISNFNRKYFYILASVGTVLSGLILIAQPYRVKRLMAFLDPWANPRGSGFQVIQSWIGFANGGFFGKGIGNSLEKLFFLPEAHNDFIFSVIGEEFGFLGVIAFVGLFMAFTHFGFRLALSLKDVIARKMVTSIVFIICVQACLNMGVVLGLLPTKGLNLPFVSYGGSSLLSNLIAIGVIFSCVSRQHTDNAQKPFFSQQ; this is encoded by the coding sequence ATGAACTCATTGGAAAACACGGATCGTTTTGGCAAATTCTTCTTAATCATTACTTCAATTATTGTCGCATTTGGCGTGGTAATGGTTTATTCGTCATCGTATATGTTTTCAAAAGAAGTGTATGGAACAAGTTTACACTTTTTCTCAAGGCAAATTTTCTTCGCTCTTTTTGGAATAGGATTGGCCTTTATCGTCTCTAAGACTAAATATCAATTTTGGTATAAATTTTCATTTCATCTCAATATTGTAATCGGTTTTCTACTTATATTAACTTTTATCCCTGGACTTGGTGTTATCGCTAAAGGTGCAAATCGCTGGATCAATATTGGAGTGGGATCACTTCAGCCCGGAGAATTTGCTAAATACTCAACTCTTATGCTTTCTCTCTTTTTCTTTGAAAGTTATGAAAAGCTAGATCTTAAAAACCGTTTAAAGTTTGCTGCCAATATTTTCTTCGTTTTATTGCTTCTTATTTTACAACCAGACTTTGGAACATTCTTTATCTGCGCCTTAGGAATCGGTTTTACATGTTTCATTTCAAATTTTAATCGTAAATACTTTTATATCTTGGCCTCAGTCGGAACAGTTCTTTCTGGTCTTATTCTTATTGCGCAACCTTATCGAGTAAAAAGGTTAATGGCCTTTCTTGATCCTTGGGCAAACCCTAGGGGAAGTGGATTTCAGGTTATTCAGTCATGGATTGGTTTTGCCAATGGTGGCTTTTTCGGTAAAGGGATTGGAAATAGTTTAGAAAAATTATTCTTCTTACCAGAGGCGCATAACGATTTTATCTTTTCTGTCATTGGAGAAGAATTTGGTTTTCTAGGTGTTATCGCATTTGTTGGCCTTTTTATGGCCTTTACTCATTTCGGTTTCCGACTTGCTCTTTCATTAAAAGATGTCATTGCAAGAAAGATGGTAACTTCAATTGTTTTCATTATCTGTGTTCAAGCATGTCTAAATATGGGAGTTGTTCTTGGACTACTTCCAACAAAAGGTCTTAACCTTCCGTTTGTAAGTTATGGTGGATCATCACTTCTATCAAACTTAATTGCCATAGGTGTTATTTTCTCTTGTGTGTCACGTCAACACACTGATAATGCTCAAAAGCCGTTTTTTTCTCAACAATAG
- the murC gene encoding UDP-N-acetylmuramate--L-alanine ligase, whose translation MNINIQDISVHFIGIGGIGMSGIAEILLSLGYKVTGSDISDSANVVRLRELGAQVYIGHNRENITDETTVVVYSSAVNDTNPEMQQARDNQVPIMRRAEMLAELMRLKRGIAIGGTHGKTTTTSFLATILQASNYEPTYIIGGIVSNLAGHAKVGTGEYLVAEADESDGSFLMLNPIMSVVTNIDLDHMDHYGSEDILMASFEEFINKVPFYGLSSLNADDDRLMSLVPFIKKPIVTFGIKNEADYQATNITMDGLSSEFDLIVGPENLGRIKINLPGKHNILNALGAISIAHKMGVPVEMIQSSIRSFENVGRRFQLLYKNDKIEILDDYGHHPTEISSTLGTLKEIRDHKKIAIFEPHRFSRTKDCWNEFLHCFNDVDELYMCPIYPASEEPIAGITSERLVEDINRLHPGLAKNIELKDLDSIIKSNEKATIMTLGAGSIGRVIREWVLDNDRNE comes from the coding sequence ATGAATATTAATATTCAAGATATCTCAGTTCATTTTATTGGGATTGGTGGTATCGGTATGAGTGGTATCGCTGAGATTTTACTTTCACTTGGCTACAAAGTAACAGGCTCTGATATTAGTGACTCGGCCAATGTTGTTCGTCTAAGAGAGTTGGGAGCACAAGTTTATATTGGTCATAATAGAGAGAACATAACAGATGAAACGACAGTTGTTGTTTATTCTTCAGCGGTAAATGATACTAATCCAGAGATGCAACAGGCCCGCGATAATCAGGTACCAATTATGAGAAGAGCAGAAATGCTAGCAGAGCTCATGAGACTTAAGCGTGGAATTGCAATTGGTGGAACTCACGGGAAGACAACGACAACAAGTTTTCTTGCGACGATTCTTCAAGCAAGTAACTATGAACCTACATATATTATCGGTGGAATTGTATCGAATCTTGCTGGTCATGCAAAAGTTGGTACAGGGGAATATCTTGTAGCAGAAGCAGATGAATCTGACGGATCTTTTCTAATGCTTAATCCTATTATGTCAGTAGTTACGAATATTGATCTGGATCACATGGATCATTATGGAAGTGAAGACATTCTTATGGCAAGCTTTGAAGAATTCATTAACAAGGTTCCTTTTTATGGACTGTCATCTTTAAATGCAGATGATGATCGCTTAATGAGTCTTGTTCCATTTATAAAAAAACCAATTGTTACTTTTGGTATTAAAAATGAAGCTGATTATCAAGCAACTAATATAACAATGGATGGTCTAAGTTCAGAGTTTGATTTAATCGTAGGTCCTGAGAACTTAGGACGTATTAAAATTAATCTACCTGGAAAGCATAATATTTTGAATGCTCTAGGTGCAATTTCTATTGCTCATAAAATGGGTGTGCCAGTTGAAATGATTCAAAGCTCGATTAGAAGCTTTGAGAATGTTGGACGTCGTTTTCAGCTTCTTTATAAAAATGACAAAATTGAAATCTTAGATGATTACGGACATCACCCAACAGAGATTTCTTCCACACTTGGTACTTTAAAAGAGATTCGAGATCACAAAAAAATTGCAATTTTTGAACCACACCGTTTTTCGCGAACAAAAGATTGTTGGAATGAATTTCTACACTGCTTTAACGATGTTGACGAACTTTACATGTGTCCAATATATCCAGCAAGTGAAGAGCCAATAGCAGGTATTACTTCAGAAAGATTAGTAGAAGATATCAATCGTCTACATCCAGGTCTTGCTAAGAATATAGAATTAAAAGATTTAGATTCAATTATTAAGTCGAATGAAAAAGCAACTATTATGACTCTTGGTGCTGGTTCAATTGGTCGTGTTATCAGAGAGTGGGTTCTTGATAATGACAGAAATGAATAA
- the murB gene encoding UDP-N-acetylmuramate dehydrogenase, whose protein sequence is MNNLKLLLKDISDIEVEIRKDLSRYSTMKVKSFGNLITIKSVNALKSVVKKLSDNGMTYHLLGLGANQLLNEEIKRPIIHLDFSYDKTIFDSYHDSYILPASIKLSTLTSHASKFGNKRWEVITGIPATLGGAVFMNAGTGLGWINEIVKRVWYIDKEGTEHIYEVDESSFSYRQNNFLRPGDVVYQVELVSHGQDPELGKKIRDYLLVRNKTQPLREKTCGSVFKNITNKERTCTAGRFVDILNLKGLQVGGVRVSNLHGNFMENFNEASASDVKELIKLVQDELLLQYGLRFEPEVRIDN, encoded by the coding sequence ATGAATAATCTTAAGTTATTACTTAAAGACATTTCAGATATTGAAGTTGAAATCAGAAAGGATCTTTCTCGCTATTCAACGATGAAAGTAAAGTCCTTTGGTAATTTAATTACTATAAAAAGTGTTAACGCTTTAAAGTCTGTTGTTAAAAAATTAAGTGATAATGGTATGACTTATCATTTGCTTGGTTTAGGTGCGAATCAACTATTAAATGAAGAAATAAAGAGGCCAATAATTCATTTAGATTTTTCATATGATAAGACTATATTTGATTCATATCATGACTCTTATATTTTACCCGCATCTATAAAGCTTTCAACTCTAACTTCTCATGCTTCAAAATTTGGAAATAAACGTTGGGAAGTCATTACGGGAATCCCGGCCACTTTAGGGGGCGCTGTTTTTATGAATGCAGGAACAGGTCTGGGCTGGATAAATGAGATCGTAAAGCGCGTCTGGTATATTGATAAAGAAGGCACTGAACATATCTATGAAGTAGATGAAAGTAGTTTCTCATACAGGCAGAATAATTTTTTAAGGCCAGGTGATGTTGTTTACCAGGTTGAATTAGTTAGTCATGGACAAGATCCGGAACTTGGGAAAAAAATTAGAGATTATTTATTGGTTAGAAATAAAACCCAACCTTTACGAGAAAAAACCTGTGGTAGTGTCTTTAAAAACATCACAAATAAAGAGCGAACTTGCACTGCGGGACGATTTGTTGATATACTAAATTTAAAGGGACTACAAGTTGGTGGTGTTAGAGTTAGCAATCTTCATGGAAATTTTATGGAAAATTTTAATGAGGCAAGCGCTTCTGATGTTAAAGAGCTGATAAAACTAGTCCAAGATGAATTACTACTCCAGTATGGATTAAGATTCGAACCAGAAGTCAGGATAGACAACTAA
- the ftsA gene encoding cell division protein FtsA translates to MKEKNIVVGLDVGTTKVCTIVGIQNSSNTQTTISNPCELEIIGIGTHPSHGLKKGSVVNIDKTVRSIQNSLEEARLMAGVDIHSATIGIAGSHIYSFNSSGVVAVKGNEISEDDVERVLEAAKAVVMPSDREIIHVIAQEYKVDNTTGIKNPIGMCGTRLEAHVHIVTGSISLIQNLVKCVEHTGVKVENVTLQPIASSESVLSPEEREMGTLLVDIGGGTTDLALWKDGALVHTQVIPVGGNHFTNDLAVALKVPHAEAERIKINHGSVLPEQVNQSAHITVQGISGTKPREVQLNTVANVLGARAEELFDLIKNIIKEKNLGEDISGGVVLTGGGAMIKGMPEIGEYLLDRPLKIGYPIAFGGMTNIMQNPKFSTVLGLLLEATKGKEVDAEVEEDINQIDIVGKLSGSIKSVFREIF, encoded by the coding sequence ATGAAAGAAAAAAACATCGTAGTCGGTCTAGACGTAGGTACAACTAAAGTTTGTACAATTGTCGGAATTCAAAATAGCTCAAATACACAAACAACTATTTCTAATCCTTGTGAATTAGAAATCATTGGTATTGGTACACATCCAAGCCATGGCCTTAAAAAAGGTAGTGTTGTTAATATCGATAAAACAGTTCGCTCAATTCAAAACTCATTAGAAGAAGCGAGACTTATGGCCGGAGTTGATATCCATAGTGCTACTATTGGAATTGCTGGAAGCCATATTTATAGTTTCAATAGTTCAGGGGTCGTTGCTGTTAAGGGTAATGAAATCTCGGAAGATGATGTTGAAAGAGTATTAGAGGCTGCAAAAGCGGTCGTAATGCCAAGTGATCGTGAGATTATTCACGTTATCGCTCAAGAATATAAAGTAGATAATACAACAGGAATTAAAAACCCTATTGGAATGTGTGGTACTCGCCTAGAGGCACATGTACATATTGTTACGGGATCAATTTCATTAATTCAAAACCTTGTTAAATGTGTTGAGCATACAGGTGTTAAAGTTGAAAACGTAACACTTCAACCGATTGCTTCATCGGAATCAGTTCTTTCTCCTGAAGAAAGAGAAATGGGAACTCTTCTAGTTGATATTGGTGGTGGGACTACAGATCTTGCACTTTGGAAAGATGGTGCTCTTGTTCACACTCAGGTTATTCCAGTTGGCGGTAATCATTTTACTAATGACTTAGCGGTAGCTTTGAAAGTTCCTCACGCAGAAGCAGAAAGAATTAAAATTAATCATGGATCTGTTTTACCAGAACAAGTAAATCAGTCAGCGCATATTACAGTTCAAGGTATCTCTGGAACTAAGCCACGTGAAGTTCAATTAAATACTGTGGCCAATGTTCTTGGAGCTAGAGCTGAAGAATTATTTGATCTAATTAAAAATATTATTAAAGAAAAGAACCTGGGCGAAGACATCAGTGGTGGTGTTGTTCTTACAGGTGGTGGTGCAATGATTAAGGGTATGCCAGAGATTGGTGAGTACCTTCTTGATCGTCCATTAAAAATTGGTTATCCAATCGCATTTGGCGGGATGACAAACATAATGCAAAATCCAAAGTTTTCAACAGTGCTTGGACTTCTTCTTGAAGCTACTAAAGGTAAAGAAGTGGATGCGGAAGTTGAAGAAGATATTAATCAAATCGATATTGTCGGAAAGTTATCCGGATCGATTAAATCAGTATTTAGAGAAATTTTTTAA